One window from the genome of Palaemon carinicauda isolate YSFRI2023 chromosome 24, ASM3689809v2, whole genome shotgun sequence encodes:
- the LOC137618286 gene encoding zinc finger MYM-type protein 5-like — protein MASRERDVGHSYASGSQKRKRKIQEEEQKKKDVGSCRKITDMLTKTVSDVTSTVESADTSDHTGSPPSIIAQPASTSFVSPLNVTDISSTGFVLKDPASWPNVIPDSLRNAFLAENFSQTLNIDFRKSARIYDDGNHRCLKSSRFYRKLANSETVKRSWMVCSESSGKVYCSACKLFSTKENAFTQGFNDWKNSKRFEEHENSTTHRSCILASVFRAQKKGLLDSHLENQTEKERTYWRKVLERVVAVVKFLGLRGLAFRGENEVFGSEGVASLTRNSKGPHQPE, from the exons ATGG CATCTCGTGAACGTGATGTTGGACATTCTTATGCGAGTGGGTCacagaaaagaaagaggaaaattcaagaagaagaacagaaaaagaaagatgtaGGAAGCTGCAGAAAGATCACAGACATGCTCACGAAAACAGTTTCTGATGTTACCAGTACAGTTGAATCTGCAGATACGTCAGATCATACAGGAAGTCCTCCCTCCATTATTGCGCAGCCAGCATCTACTTCTTTTGTGTCTCCTCTCAATGTGACGGACATTTCATCCACAGGATTTGTTTTAAAAGATCCTGCCTCATGGCCAAATGTAATCCCAGATTCTCTACGTAATGCTTTCCTTGCAGAAAACTTCAGTCAAACTCTGAACATTGACTTTAGGAAATCAGCAAGGATTTATGATGATGGAAATCATCGATGTTTAAAGTCATCTAGGTTTTATAGGAAGCTTGCAAATTCAGAAACTGTGAAAAGATCATGGATGGTATGCTCTGAAAGCTCAGGAAAAGTGTACTGTTCAGCATGCAAGCTATTTTCTACTAAAGAAAATGCCTTCACACAGGGGTTCAATGACTGGAAAAATTCCAAGCGTTTCGAGGAACATGAAAACAGCACCACTCACAGGAGCTGCATTTTAGCCAGTGTATTTCGTGCACAGAAAAAAGGCTTATTGGATTCTCATTTGGAAAATCAAACTGAAAAAGAGCGCACTTATTGGAGAAAAGTCCTAGAAAGAGTTGTTGCTGTTGTAAAATTCTTAGGTCTAAGAGGACTTGCTTTCCGTGGAGAAAATGAGGTTTTTGGTTCGGAAGGAGTTGCTTCGCTTACCCGTAACTCAAAGGGGCCCCACCAACCTGAATAG